AATAAATATATAATTTGACGTATTTTTTATTGAAAAATTATCCTAAATAAAATCCCAAAATATCTACCAATAGGCTATTGTCAGAACAGATAAATTTTAGTTTGCTATTAATTTTGTTAGTCGTTATATTGCTTTTAGCACTGCAAAAAACCACATAAAAGAAATAGGAATTTTCATGCACATACCCGACGGATTTGTTTCTGTACCAGTAGCCGCAGCCACCAGTTTAGCCAGTACAGCCGCCTTATTTGTAGCTTTTGAGCGATCGCAAACAGCCTTTGGCATTCGTCGCGCCCCCATTCTCGGCTTAACCACAGCCTTTATTTTCGCCGCCCAAATGATTAATTTTCCCGTAGCGGGAGGAACTAGCGGCCACTTATTAGGAGGGGCTTTAGCGGCAATTATTTTAGGTAGTCCTTGGGCGGGAATGTTATGTATTGCCACAGTTTTAATTATTCAAGCCGTGTTATTTGCTGATGGTGGAATTACGGCTTTAGGTGCAAATATTTTCAATATGGGAATAGTCGGCGTGTGGGTAGCGTGGGGATTAACCCAAACCTTACAAAGACTATTGGGCGGTTCTCAAAGGCGTTTACCCCTAGCAGCCGGCATAGCGGCCGCAGTTAGCGTAGTTGTCGCCGCAGTAGCTTGTGCTATTGAATTAGCCCTTTCTGGAACAGCGCCAGCCAGCATAGTTTTACCCACCATGGCAGGTGTACATATTTTGATTGGTATTGGAGAAGGATTAATTACCGGGGGTGTATTAACCTATTTAGCCACAGCCCGTCCAGATTTGTTACCAGGTGAAGAACACAAAGTTAGAGGCTGGTTAGTTCCCGTTGTCAGTATTTTGCTGATTTCGGGTGTGTTGTCTCTAT
The DNA window shown above is from Anabaena sp. WA102 and carries:
- a CDS encoding energy-coupling factor ABC transporter permease, whose product is MHIPDGFVSVPVAAATSLASTAALFVAFERSQTAFGIRRAPILGLTTAFIFAAQMINFPVAGGTSGHLLGGALAAIILGSPWAGMLCIATVLIIQAVLFADGGITALGANIFNMGIVGVWVAWGLTQTLQRLLGGSQRRLPLAAGIAAAVSVVVAAVACAIELALSGTAPASIVLPTMAGVHILIGIGEGLITGGVLTYLATARPDLLPGEEHKVRGWLVPVVSILLISGVLSLFASAWPDGLEKVAENVGFINLAEQVRVVVPTPLADYEIKGLGQIGTSIAGLVGSTACFTVAFGIAKVMKPKNA